From Candidatus Krumholzibacteriia bacterium, a single genomic window includes:
- a CDS encoding FlgD immunoglobulin-like domain containing protein, which yields MSLNRKQGFSKRIIRIAWILATTALLLAMPEPLLARSANVFLGRDIAGHEEELSRYDLLVLSPSTLNRLASLEEIRSHNPEIRIFLIFDFFSGQTGNFNELSLFFSSGIREEWIMRSTTDAVVSSWPETFVNNLTEHCLEVEGRVYRDYALDFFENELLPRLTHYDGLFLDQCFESAYYIHGRFDGDFDMNLDGLSDTREECDEWIRDGWLALLKGIRERAPELPIIGNGNNRFFGQLDGRMFENFPNTSFGGVLGALSKLEGWRDNSGGQESIINCISTEEDAVTRRASWALERFTGQHLSFDYGSSGHDELLWSDLHEISLGEASGRLSLNGEHLAERTFDSSEELNGVFFPAEGRWLGEEEDPLVGSGSLEINAMKKGWQALFATDLSPVESLEAMVVAYRYRVIRAPKQGVKIDAAFRRHGDNSAKVSLPCEKVKTGDTGFYLARSKGELDAHDDWYFYLSSEDPCKIVVDEIQVVRENTARMERVFEEGVVLLSLSSEPITLDNWEHLVPSPADCFADSWSDDRGSWILEAGETLLLLEGDGGPLSSENLRTESEKGKADFSLQAPFPNPFNPKVSIPFALSESTLMRVAIYDARGRRVRELTNRVYSAGEHRLDWTGRDDAGRRVPSGVYFLKMESGREVQKRKLVLTS from the coding sequence ATGAGTCTCAATCGGAAACAGGGCTTTTCGAAACGGATCATTCGCATCGCATGGATTTTGGCCACGACCGCTCTGCTCCTTGCCATGCCAGAACCGCTGCTGGCCCGTTCGGCCAATGTCTTTCTGGGTCGCGACATCGCCGGGCATGAAGAAGAGCTTTCCCGATACGACCTTCTGGTTCTTTCTCCTTCCACGCTGAACCGTCTCGCTTCTCTGGAAGAGATTCGCAGCCACAATCCGGAGATCCGGATTTTTCTCATCTTTGATTTCTTCAGCGGGCAGACGGGAAACTTCAACGAACTGAGCCTCTTCTTCTCCTCCGGAATCCGGGAGGAGTGGATCATGAGAAGCACGACGGACGCCGTGGTCAGCAGCTGGCCCGAGACATTCGTCAACAATCTTACGGAGCATTGCCTCGAAGTAGAGGGCCGGGTCTACCGTGACTACGCGCTCGACTTTTTCGAAAACGAACTTCTTCCCCGCCTGACTCACTACGATGGCCTCTTTCTGGACCAGTGTTTCGAAAGTGCCTACTACATCCACGGTCGCTTCGATGGAGACTTCGACATGAACCTCGACGGTCTGTCGGACACCCGGGAGGAATGCGATGAGTGGATCCGGGATGGCTGGCTCGCTCTTCTGAAGGGAATCCGGGAACGGGCTCCCGAGCTTCCGATTATTGGCAACGGAAACAACCGTTTCTTCGGTCAGCTAGATGGCAGGATGTTCGAGAACTTTCCGAACACTTCCTTTGGCGGAGTTCTCGGAGCGCTGTCGAAGCTGGAGGGATGGAGGGACAACTCCGGTGGCCAGGAGAGCATCATCAACTGCATTTCCACAGAAGAAGATGCCGTCACCCGCCGCGCGTCCTGGGCTTTGGAGAGGTTTACGGGGCAGCATTTGAGCTTCGATTACGGCTCCAGCGGGCATGATGAACTGCTTTGGAGCGATCTCCACGAAATCTCTCTGGGGGAAGCAAGCGGACGGCTCAGCCTGAACGGAGAGCACCTGGCAGAGAGAACTTTTGACAGCAGTGAAGAATTGAACGGAGTGTTCTTTCCGGCAGAAGGCCGATGGCTTGGAGAAGAGGAAGATCCTCTTGTCGGAAGCGGAAGCCTCGAGATCAATGCGATGAAGAAGGGCTGGCAAGCACTCTTCGCCACGGACCTGTCCCCTGTCGAAAGCCTGGAAGCCATGGTCGTCGCCTATCGCTATCGCGTGATCCGCGCGCCAAAACAGGGCGTGAAAATCGACGCCGCTTTTCGTCGTCATGGAGACAATTCAGCAAAGGTCAGTCTTCCCTGCGAGAAGGTGAAAACAGGCGATACGGGTTTCTATCTGGCTCGCTCGAAAGGGGAACTCGATGCTCATGACGACTGGTACTTCTACCTCTCTTCCGAAGACCCCTGTAAAATCGTGGTGGACGAGATCCAGGTAGTTCGTGAAAACACGGCGCGAATGGAGAGGGTCTTTGAAGAAGGAGTGGTGCTGCTTTCCCTTTCTTCGGAACCCATCACTCTGGACAACTGGGAGCATCTGGTTCCCAGCCCGGCCGACTGTTTTGCGGATTCCTGGAGTGACGACCGGGGAAGCTGGATTCTTGAAGCAGGAGAGACCCTACTTCTTCTTGAAGGCGATGGTGGCCCACTTTCCTCGGAAAACCTCCGAACAGAGAGCGAAAAGGGGAAAGCAGACTTCAGTCTCCAGGCACCCTTTCCCAATCCCTTCAACCCGAAGGTCAGCATTCCCTTTGCGCTCTCGGAGAGCACGCTGATGCGAGTTGCGATCTACGATGCCCGGGGACGCAGGGTGCGGGAACTGACAAACCGGGTGTATTCCGCCGGAGAGCATCGCCTGGACTGGACAGGGCGCGATGATGCAGGAAGAAGGGTTCCCTCTGGAGTCTATTTCCTGAAGATGGAAAGCGGCCGCGAAGTCCAGAAACGCAAACTCGTTCTTACGAGCTGA
- a CDS encoding DUF58 domain-containing protein, protein MSSQVRRFLEPKTVSELRNMELIARMIVEGFMAGLHRSPFHGFSAEFSEYRPHNPGESARDVDWKAYARTDRHYVKLFEEETNLRATLLLDSSRSMEFSGSRDRIRKDRYASLLAAGLAWLLVRQQDAVGLMTFDEKIREILPPRSSRSHLYEILRTLQNNESGGQTDLGEILHRAAERVRRRGLIVLLSDLMDEPEKVLAGLKHLRHRGHEVLVFHILDPLELDLDLENELQLKDLETGEEIRSHPRFLRETMRNRVAEWRRQLERECRSHRIDYLPIETDLDFDLALRRILDARRRRS, encoded by the coding sequence ATGAGTTCCCAAGTCCGCCGATTTCTTGAGCCGAAGACCGTAAGCGAGCTTCGCAATATGGAGTTGATCGCGCGGATGATTGTGGAGGGTTTCATGGCCGGCCTTCACCGTAGTCCCTTTCACGGATTCAGCGCGGAGTTTTCCGAATACCGTCCCCACAATCCCGGAGAATCGGCCAGAGACGTGGACTGGAAGGCCTACGCCCGAACGGATCGTCACTATGTGAAGCTCTTCGAAGAGGAAACGAACCTGCGAGCTACCCTGCTTCTCGACTCCAGCCGCTCGATGGAGTTCTCCGGGAGCCGGGACCGGATTCGCAAGGATCGCTATGCTTCGCTTCTGGCCGCCGGGCTCGCCTGGCTACTGGTTCGGCAACAGGATGCCGTGGGCCTGATGACCTTCGACGAGAAAATCCGCGAAATCCTGCCGCCCCGTTCTTCCCGTTCTCATTTATACGAGATTCTTCGCACGCTTCAGAACAATGAGTCAGGTGGACAGACGGATCTGGGAGAGATCCTGCATCGCGCCGCAGAGAGAGTGCGTCGCCGGGGACTGATCGTTCTTCTGAGCGACCTGATGGACGAGCCGGAGAAAGTTCTGGCTGGATTGAAACACTTACGCCATCGGGGTCACGAGGTGCTGGTCTTTCACATTCTCGACCCCCTGGAGCTTGATCTGGATCTTGAAAACGAACTCCAGTTGAAGGATCTGGAGACCGGAGAAGAGATCCGGAGCCATCCCCGCTTCCTGCGGGAAACGATGCGCAATCGTGTGGCGGAGTGGCGTCGTCAACTCGAAAGGGAATGCCGTTCCCATCGCATCGATTATCTTCCCATCGAGACCGACCTGGACTTTGATCTTGCGCTTCGGCGCATCCTTGACGCGCGCCGTCGAAGGTCCTGA
- a CDS encoding GyrI-like domain-containing protein, with protein sequence MSEKLDLLKLHKQDYTQSRKPGIFRPSIGLYLSYQGTGSPGGEVFTQAIGALYAMAFTIKMTEKFEKGRDYKVSKIEGIWWGTENPCGDYSQEPKDQWNWKLMIRVPEFIGEDQMKGARKQLEEKGKDPAFRDVLLIELDEGEVVQMLHLGPYEKEGETIVQMLDYAESEGYEIAGCHHDIYLSDPRRAKPERLKTIVRFPVRIISS encoded by the coding sequence ATGTCCGAGAAACTCGATCTCCTGAAGCTTCACAAGCAGGATTACACCCAGAGCCGAAAGCCGGGAATTTTCCGCCCGTCCATCGGGCTCTACCTCAGCTATCAGGGAACAGGCTCGCCGGGGGGCGAAGTCTTCACGCAGGCCATTGGTGCACTGTATGCCATGGCCTTTACGATCAAGATGACGGAGAAGTTCGAGAAAGGGCGGGACTACAAGGTGTCCAAGATTGAGGGCATCTGGTGGGGCACGGAGAACCCCTGCGGAGACTACAGCCAGGAACCAAAAGACCAATGGAACTGGAAGCTGATGATCCGCGTGCCGGAGTTCATTGGCGAGGATCAAATGAAGGGCGCCCGAAAACAGCTCGAGGAGAAGGGCAAGGATCCTGCCTTTCGCGATGTCCTGCTGATCGAACTGGATGAAGGCGAGGTGGTGCAGATGCTCCACCTGGGTCCCTACGAAAAAGAGGGCGAAACGATCGTTCAGATGCTCGACTACGCCGAGTCAGAAGGCTACGAGATCGCCGGTTGCCACCACGACATCTACCTCTCCGATCCCCGTCGGGCAAAACCCGAGAGGCTGAAGACGATCGTTCGTTTTCCGGTGAGAATAATCAGCTCGTAA